In the Luteolibacter rhizosphaerae genome, TCCTACCGGGCGGCACCGACGGCGGATCCGGAGGACAGCAAGTCAGGGAATTTCCCGAAGGAGGTGACCTTCGAGGACTACCGGGTAAAGCTGCCCTCCGATCATTTCCCCGTATTGGCGGAGACGGTGGACTGAAGCCTCAGGGCTTCGCCGCGAAGTGGTAGCGGGCGCTCTCAAGGATCCCGCAGGCGATTTCCTCGGTCTCAAGGCCGGAGGTCTCCAGCTCGAGATCGGCGATCTCGTGGTAGAGCGGGCTGCGCTCGACGAGCAGTTTCTCGATCTTCTCCCGCGGGTTTTCGGTCTGGAGCAGGGGCCGGTCCCGGTTCCGGCCGGTGCGCTGGAGAATGACATCGACCGGAGCCTGCAGCCAGACGACGTAGCCGAGGCGAGAGAGGAGCTTGCGGTTCGCCTTGCGACCGACGATGCCGCCACCGGTGGCGATGATCCGGCGCGGGGTGCCGGGGGCGGAGAGCTCGTTCAGGACGGCGCTTTCCAGTTCGCGGAAGGCAGTCTCGCCCCGGCGGGCGAAGATCTCCGAGATCGAGAGCCGGGCCTTCTCCTCGATGAGGTGATCGGTATCGATCATCGGGTAACCGAGCAGGCCCTGCAGCTTGCGGCCCACCGTGGTTTTTCCGCAGCCCATAAGCCCCACGAGAACAATGTTCTTCGGTAGGTCTTCGATAGGGCTCATGCTCGGATTGTAATGGCGGGAAGTAATGTCGGGAAGTGCCAACTCTGCAAATGTAAATACGGGCTGGCCGGGTGGATTCCTTAGCGCCAAACTCCGGCCGTGTCCGAGACCCGCATCATTTCCGCCGACGAAGAAGACATGAAGTCCGCCGTGTGCGAGGCTGCCGCCGCGCTCGCCAAGGGCGAGATCGTGGCCGTGCCGACGGAGACGGTCTACGGGCTGGCTGCGGATGCTTTCAACGCGGATGCGGTGGCGAAGGTTTTCGCGGCGAAGGAGCGCCCGGCCTTCGACCCGCTGATCGTCCACATCGCCTCCTTCAAGGAACTGGCGGAGGTGGCGGTGCTGCCGGAGGACATCGCCGGGACGGTGAAGAGCCTGGCCGGAGCCTTCTGGCCGGGGCCGCTGACGATCATCCTCCCGAAATCGGACAAGGTCCCGGATCTGGTGACCAGCGGCCTGCCGACCGTAGCGGTGCGGCAGAGCGGGAATGTGATTTTCCGGAGCATCGGCAAGGCCCTCGGCCGCCCGATCGCGGCCCCGAGCGCAAACCGCTTCGGCCGGATTTCCCCTACCTCCGCCAGCGCGGTGATGAAGGAGCTGGAAGGCCGCATCCCGCTGGTCGTGGATGGCGGCGCCTGCCGCGAAGGGCTGGAGAGCACGATCATCACGATCGAGAACCGGGCCGGCGAGCAGAAGCCGCTAATCCGCGTGCTGCGGGCCGGACCGGTGACGAAGGAGGAGCTCCAGAAGTTCGGCAAGGTGGTGATCGAGAAGAAGATCAGCGAGCGCCCCGATGCCCCGGGCCAACTGGAGAGCCACTACGCGCCGCGGACGCCGCTCCTGATGTTCGACAAGCCGGAGGATTTCCGCCCGGAAGAGGGCAAGAGATACGGCCTGCTAAGCTACCGCGGCGACCCGAAGGCCGGCTACGTGGACCTGCACGAGTGGGAGCGGGTGGAGGAACTGAGCCCCGGCAGCGGCAAGCTGATGGAGGCCGCGGTGCGCCTTTTCCACGTGATGCGGGTGCTCGACGAGGAGGGTCTGGACGCGATCGTGGCCGAGCCGGTGAGCGAGACCGGTCTGGGCGTGGCAATCATGGACCGCCTGCGCCGGGCCTCCGCCCCCCGCTAGCGTCACGCTCCCGCCCTTGCGCGTGTTAGAATCGGGCCTAGCTTCGGGGTCGATCCGATGCACCGGAAAAAGATCCTGATCCAGTCCTTGGTGTTCCTCGTGCTCCTGTGGGGGGCGGTGGCGGCAGTGCGTGCCTACGCGGGCTCCCGCCAGATCACGGCGGAGAAAGTGGCCAAGGAAGTGGAAGCGGCAGCCTTTGAGGATTGGTCCGGCCAGAGCTCCCCGCCGGATGCCGCCAAGGCGAAGCAGCGCGAGGGCAAGCTACGCGAGGTGGCCGGCCTCGTGAACCGCCTCGATTTCGCGGAGCGGGAGCGGAACCGCGACGACCGCTCGACCGAACGGCTCTTCCGCCTGATGAGCCCGGACGAGAAGAGGCTCTTCATCGACCTGACGGTGCGGGAATCGATGGGCAAATTCATGGAAGCGATCGACCAGCTCCCGCCCGAGAAGCGGAAGGAGTTCGTGGAGCGGGGCCTGCGTGAGATCGAGAGCGGCAAGACCGGCGAGGAGATGTCGCGGGCGCAAGAGCTGGGCGATGACTTGCTGGAGACGATCGCTTCCGAGGGGATGCGTGCCTACTTCGAGAAGGCCAGCTCGGACACGAAGCTGGACCTGGCCCCGCTGATGGAATCGATGAACGAGGTGATGCAGGGGCTGCGCGGTCAGGAATTCGGACCCGGTTCGCGATGAAGGCCAAGGGATTCACGCTGACGGAACTGCTGGTGGTGCTGCTGATCGTGGCGGCACTGGCAGCAATCGCCTTCCCCATCGGCAATGCGATCCTCGCCCGCGGCCGCAGCGCGGCCTGCCTCTCGAACCTGCGGCAGATCGGCGTGGCGCTGGAGGGCTACCTGCAGGACAACGCGCAGACCATGCCCGCGATCGCCGCCGGGCGGAAATCCAAGACGGAGGACACACCGGTACTGGAGACCGAGCTGGCGAGCTATCTGCCGAATCCGGAGGTCTTCCACTGCCCGGCGGATCACGAGATCTGCGAGAAGTCCGGCTGCAGCTACATCTGGAACAGTTCCCAGAGCGGCAGGAACCGGCGGCAATTGGAGTTCTTCGGGAAAAGCGGGGCGGACCAACGTATCCCGCTGGTGACCGACAAGGAGGACTGGCACCCCGGGGACCCGGGCGTGAACTTTCTCTACGCGGACCTCTCCGCCTCCAGCAAAGTCCAATTCGGCGTCAACCGCTAGACCTCATGCTCCGCGTTTCCGGCCTACACAAATCCTTCGGCGGCAGGCCCGCCCTGCAAAATGTCTCCTTCCAAGTGGAGCGCGGGGAGATTCACGGCCTGCTGGGCCACAACGGCGCGGGCAAGAGCACGACGCTCGGCATCATCCTGGGGATGGTGGAGCCGGACCAAGGCGAGGCATGGATCGGGGATATCTCGGTGCAGAAGAATCACGCGGCGGCCCTGCAGCAGGTCGGCGCCATCTTCGAGAGCCCGGCCTTCTATGAGTATCTGGGCGGCTGGGATAACCTGAAGATCCTGGCGGGCTACTCGGGCCGCTTCGATGCTGCGGCTACGAAAGAGGTGGTAGCACGCGTGGGCCTGACCGAACGGATCCGCCAAAAGGTAGGCTCGTACTCGCACGGCATGCGGCAGCGGCTGGCACTGGCACAAGCGCTGATCCCCGAACCGAAAGTGCTGCTGCTCGACGAGCCCACCGACGGGCTGGACCCGGAAGGCATAAAGTGGTTCCGCGATTTCATTCTCGATCTCCGTGCCGAGCGCGGCATGACCGTGCTCTTCAACTCACACCTGCTGGCCGAGGTGGAACAGATGTGCGACCGGGTGACGATCCTGCGCGAGGGCAAGCTGGTGCACGAGGGCTCCCTGAAGTCGCTGCAGGATGAGGCTCCCGTCTACGAGGTGAATCTGGAGCCGTGGTCTCAGGCCGCGCCCTTCCTGGAGTTGAACGGCGCCCGGATCATCGGCCCCGGGAAGATCGCGCTGCCTCCGGATCTGGAGCCCGCCATCGTGGTAGCGGCGCTGGTCGGCAGCGGCATCCGCGTCTCCGCCTTCGCGCCGGTCCGGAGATCGCTGGAAGACCTCTACCTGGAGATCACCGCGACCCCGTCCAAAGACCTCGCCCTCCCCTTCATCCCTGCCGCATGAATTTCCTCAGCCAACTCGGGGGCGAACTCCGCAAGCTCTTCGGCCGCCAGCGGACCTACCTCGGCTACATCGTCTTCCTGGTGATGGAGGCAATCAT is a window encoding:
- a CDS encoding L-threonylcarbamoyladenylate synthase, encoding MSETRIISADEEDMKSAVCEAAAALAKGEIVAVPTETVYGLAADAFNADAVAKVFAAKERPAFDPLIVHIASFKELAEVAVLPEDIAGTVKSLAGAFWPGPLTIILPKSDKVPDLVTSGLPTVAVRQSGNVIFRSIGKALGRPIAAPSANRFGRISPTSASAVMKELEGRIPLVVDGGACREGLESTIITIENRAGEQKPLIRVLRAGPVTKEELQKFGKVVIEKKISERPDAPGQLESHYAPRTPLLMFDKPEDFRPEEGKRYGLLSYRGDPKAGYVDLHEWERVEELSPGSGKLMEAAVRLFHVMRVLDEEGLDAIVAEPVSETGLGVAIMDRLRRASAPR
- a CDS encoding shikimate kinase → MSPIEDLPKNIVLVGLMGCGKTTVGRKLQGLLGYPMIDTDHLIEEKARLSISEIFARRGETAFRELESAVLNELSAPGTPRRIIATGGGIVGRKANRKLLSRLGYVVWLQAPVDVILQRTGRNRDRPLLQTENPREKIEKLLVERSPLYHEIADLELETSGLETEEIACGILESARYHFAAKP
- a CDS encoding ABC transporter ATP-binding protein — encoded protein: MLRVSGLHKSFGGRPALQNVSFQVERGEIHGLLGHNGAGKSTTLGIILGMVEPDQGEAWIGDISVQKNHAAALQQVGAIFESPAFYEYLGGWDNLKILAGYSGRFDAAATKEVVARVGLTERIRQKVGSYSHGMRQRLALAQALIPEPKVLLLDEPTDGLDPEGIKWFRDFILDLRAERGMTVLFNSHLLAEVEQMCDRVTILREGKLVHEGSLKSLQDEAPVYEVNLEPWSQAAPFLELNGARIIGPGKIALPPDLEPAIVVAALVGSGIRVSAFAPVRRSLEDLYLEITATPSKDLALPFIPAA
- a CDS encoding prepilin-type N-terminal cleavage/methylation domain-containing protein codes for the protein MKAKGFTLTELLVVLLIVAALAAIAFPIGNAILARGRSAACLSNLRQIGVALEGYLQDNAQTMPAIAAGRKSKTEDTPVLETELASYLPNPEVFHCPADHEICEKSGCSYIWNSSQSGRNRRQLEFFGKSGADQRIPLVTDKEDWHPGDPGVNFLYADLSASSKVQFGVNR